A portion of the Hydractinia symbiolongicarpus strain clone_291-10 chromosome 10, HSymV2.1, whole genome shotgun sequence genome contains these proteins:
- the LOC130612908 gene encoding uncharacterized protein LOC130612908, with the protein MRVVVSTIGTPSFRTSEHLVNIIQPTLNKNETRLKNSRTFVETSKGWTITPDEVQVSYDVVNLYPSVPVKEAIDVIIEILAADDEICMRTKLTLEDIGLLIELCLSKCYFIWEDKIYLLQNSGPIGLALMVVVEEAFLQYHERNAISVALQRNPPVALKSFKRYVDDSHARFINLKEAKSFQNILNEQNDNIKYTMEIQDLTKSLQFLDLNIQNCDGCYKLKIHRKSAITNVQVKLHSGHDPKILKGIFIGFLNRAYTICKGQHLEEEIQFQIKCFMENGYNEQDNRDGQQQQDLRIVSLRWVPGLSPKLRKSFRKAGYKTVFKSSANLQTILTSKNKCQLPPLSQPGVYIIPCKWGKKYVGETKLRIATRFEQHKDTIIKEKWSASGVLFHSSYCNAGYDWDNAKMHKFDRKVREALEIQFQDTSLRSEHGLNLDDGQYVTTKFWKPMLRTLNGSRYSDVDLMSM; encoded by the exons ATGAGAGTTGTAGTATCAACGATCGGTACGCCAAGCTTTAGGACGTCAGAACATCTTGTCAACATCATACAACCAACTCTGAATAAAAACGAAACAAGGTTAAAGAATTCGAGAACGTTTGTCGAAACTTCAAAAGGTTGGACGATCACGCCAGACGAAGTACAAGTTTCGTATGACGTTGTAAATCTTTATCCATCAGTACCGGTGAAAGAAGCAATAGATGTAATTATAGAAATTCTAGCTGCTGATGATGAAATATGTATGAGAACGAAATTGACTCTGGAAGATATAGGTTTACTAATTGAATTATGCCTGTCTAAGTGTTACTTTATATGGGAAGATAAAATCTACCTTCTTCAAAACTCGGGTCCAATTGGCCTAGCTCTTATGGTTGTTGTTGAAGAGGCGTTTCTTCAATATCACGAAAGAAATGCAATTAGTGTTGCCCTCCAACGTAATCCACCTGTTGCACTGAAATCGTTTAAAAGATATGTTGACGACAGCCATGCCAGGTTTATAAATCTTAAAGAAGCCAAATCgtttcaaaacattttgaacGAACaaaatgacaacataaaatacaCGATGGAAATTCAAGACCTGACAAAATCACTACAGTTCTTAGACCTAAACATTCAAAATTGTGATGGATGCTACAAACTCAAGATCCACAGAAAAAGCGCTATTACCAATGTACAGGTAAAGCTGCACTCTGGGCACGACCCTAAAATCTTAAAGGGTATCTTTATAGGTTTTCTTAACAGAGCCTATACCATCTGCAAAGGACAACATCTGGAAGAGGAAATTCAATTTCAAATTAAGTGTTTTATGGAAAATGGGTATAATGAA CAAGACAACAGAGACGGACAGCAGCAACAAGATTTAAGGATAGTATCATTGCGCTGGGTGCCAGGATTGAGTCCAAAATTACGTAAGTCATTTCGCAAAGCTGGCTATAAAACTGTCTTTAAAAGCTCTGCTAATCTTCAGACAATATTGACATCGAAAAACAAATGCCAACTACCACCACTAAGTCAACCCGGCGTATACATTATCCCATGCAAATGGGGCAAAAAATATGTCGGGGAGACGAAGTTGAGAATCGCTACCCGCTTCGAACAACACAAAGACACCATCATTAAAGAAAAGTGGAGCGCATCAGGAGTTTTATTTCACTCTAGTTATTGTAATGCTGGTTATGATTGGGACAATGCGAAAATGCATAAATTTGATCGTAAGGTACGCGAAGCATTGGAAATACAGTTCCAGGACACGTCACTGCGTAGTGAACATGGCCTTAATCTAGACGATGGTCAGTATGTGACGACGAAATTCTGGAAGCCAATGTTGCGTACCTTAAACGGAAGTCGTTACAGTGACGTCGATTTGATGTCAATGTAA